In the Diprion similis isolate iyDipSimi1 chromosome 2, iyDipSimi1.1, whole genome shotgun sequence genome, one interval contains:
- the LOC124414939 gene encoding uncharacterized protein LOC124414939 yields the protein MPMLTYGNSNGSAPDTENGSPADSLISADGEIGDIGDSPGTPRDTEEEATFSDEFYSHDTDDEDEHGKRRRATSSLDGISGSGGSRLGSPVPRTGGLGVRKLFTNSRERWRQQNVSGAFAELRKLVPTHPPDKKLSKNEILRMAIRYIRLLSNVLDWQQGQDRNGLQSSCNSTVPELRVKSEPIYFGSHQTKPGSPGFFKQEKITSNLTPDGGYKPGYAAQRHTAHSFLTCHRNGNDLLMIAPMGAGNAGNVAGSNVPRERPGNHYNSANGTANGLTSGIVNGARHIGYGKSPATNGPAILSNGSGGVVGTGTGSGSGPGGAVSSVSHKRLKVEAAEEDQGVQSKGLSPVTTNARKRARISLTKDGTAVFRTSEFKRVNRK from the exons ATG CCGATGCTAACTTACGGAAACAGCAACGGATCGGCACCGGATACGGAAAACGGTTCACCGGCGGATTCGCTGATCTCTGCCGACGGCGAGATCGGCGATATCGGAGATTCTCCCGGGACGCCTCGGGACACCGAGGAGGAAGCGACCTTCTCGGATGAATTTTACTCTCACGACACCGACGACGAGGATGAGCACGGCAAACGACGTCGGGCTACCAGCTCG CTCGACGGGATTTCTGGATCTGGAGGGAGTCGCCTGGGTTCCCCGGTTCCTCGGACTGGGGGTCTGGGTGTTCGAAAGCTCTTCACCAACAGCCGCGAGCGCTGGAGGCAGCAGAATGTTAGCGGAGCGTTCGCAGAACTGAGGAAACTGGTACCCACGCATCCACCGGATAagaaactttcgaaaaatgagATTCTGCGAATGGCAATCAG GTACATAAGACTTCTGAGCAACGTGCTTGACTGGCAACAGGGCCAAGATCGGAACGGATTGCAGTCAAGTTGCAATTCGACTGTTCCCGAGTTACGGGTGAAGAGCGAGCCTATATACTTTGGATCACATCAGACGAAACCCGGAAGTCCAGGGTTCttcaaacaagaaaaaatcacCAGCAACTTGACACCTGACGGCGGATACAAGCCGGGCTATGCTGCTCAGCGACATACGGCACACTCATTTCTAACTTGTCACAGAAACGGAAACGATCTCCTAATGATCGCCCCGATGGGTGCTGGAAACGCGGGAAACGTTGCTGGGAGTAACGTCCCGAGAGAAAGACCGGGGAACCACTATAATTCCGCTAACGGAACAGCGAACGGCTTGACATCTGGCATTGTGAATGGCGCCAGGCATATCGGCTACGGGAAATCCCCTGCCACCAACGGCCCAGCCATCTTGAGCAACGGGTCTGGTGGCGTGGTTGGAACTGGAACCGGAAGCGGAAGCGGTCCTGGAGGCGCAGTGAGTTCTGTGTCACACAAACGGCTCAAGGTGGAAGCTGCTGAGGAGGATCAGGGCGTCCAGAGCAAAGGACTTTCCCCTGTTACAACGAACGCCAGGAAGAGGGCACGGATCAGTTTGACCAAAGATGGCACGGCTGTGTTTAGGACCTCAGAGTTTAAGAGAGTAAACAGGAAGTAG
- the LOC124416328 gene encoding uncharacterized protein LOC124416328 has translation MYIIYSFSIYKLVYPLNAQDRIGGPSLAISEQKEPRSPRAQRSYSAEIDFLQKTQAVRRTEDRRYTDFGEAGRWMPSSKQVSKTKRLPFPTQDSIEEEEDAIQADKATWESDQSELRDQEERSHGKQISPRTKMSEAFSAGEHDTMVPMKNTKSHATRSHSAGATCSRSRDHSSFGSPPSRPCRERRYTDTTLDPPGWDSPTIGFVCDDVFQANQHSEDAKSASLGSTPTGTVRRGITEQRDYKRSPSSEPARCTTGVNQRIRDLYDFKVETEWPRKARHPPRKNFWISKSRSDEKEHHESSASKERNADVLQKRAFEDLDEDEREERLRIFHEKLRFSEDLGQPIDQRERRLHSADDFGNERACRQIWSAKRTSRGSRESWISYTEISQARQESRVSDASYVSIEVFERSVEASTRKAFSQGDEPTPSSSTPPTPPSTPMSKNSTGKRNPHPKPERQGSKFKIYLV, from the coding sequence atgtatattatatattcgttTAGTATCTATAAATTAGTTTATCCTCTGAACGCTCAGGACAGGATCGGTGGCCCATCATTGGCCATCAGTGAGCAAAAAGAGCCCAGATCACCGCGTGCCCAGAGAAGCTACAGCGCGGAAATCGATTTTCTGCAAAAGACGCAGGCAGTGAGGCGTACCGAGGATCGCCGGTACACAGACTTCGGAGAGGCTGGGCGCTGGATGCCATCCTCAAAGCAGGTCTCAAAGACAAAGAGGCTTCCCTTCCCGACCCAAGACtcgatagaagaagaagaagacgcaATTCAAGCGGACAAAGCGACATGGGAGAGCGATCAAAGTGAGCTCAGGGACCAGGAAGAAAGATCGCATGGTAAACAAATTAGCCCGAGAACTAAGATGTCCGAAGCTTTCAGCGCTGGAGAGCACGATACTATGGTGCCGATGAAAAACACAAAGAGTCACGCCACCAGAAGCCATAGCGCTGGGGCGACTTGCTCCAGAAGCAGAGATCACTCAAGCTTTGGCTCGCCCCCTTCCAGGCCATGCAGGGAACGCAGATACACCGACACCACCCTGGATCCGCCAGGGTGGGATTCTCCGACGATCGGCTTCGTTTGTGACGACGTCTTTCAGGCTAACCAGCACTCGGAAGATGCAAAATCTGCATCCTTGGGATCAACACCGACTGGCACAGTACGTCGGGGCATCACGGAGCAGCGAGACTACAAAAGGAGCCCGTCCTCCGAGCCAGCGAGGTGTACCACTGGGGTAAATCAGCGAATCCGTGATCTCTACGACTTCAAAGTCGAGACCGAGTGGCCCAGGAAGGCGAGACACCCACCCCGAAAGAACTTTTGGATCAGCAAGAGCAGAAGTGACGAAAAGGAGCACCACGAATCGTCGGCGTCCAAAGAACGGAACGCAGACGTATTGCAAAAACGGGCCTTCGAAGATCTGGACGAAGACGAGCGCGAGGAACGGCTCAGAATATTCCACGAAAAGCTGAGGTTCAGTGAGGATCTTGGACAGCCGATCGACCAGCGGGAGCGGAGGCTTCACTCTGCTGATGACTTTGGCAACGAGAGAGCATGCAGACAGATTTGGAGTGCTAAGCGAACTTCCAGGGGTTCGAGAGAGTCCTGGATCAGCTACACCGAGATCAGCCAAGCCAGGCAGGAGTCCCGAGTAAGCGACGCGAGCTACGTAAGCATCGAGGTGTTCGAGAGAAGCGTTGAGGCCTCGACGAGAAAAGCCTTCAGCCAAGGCGATGAACCGACTCCTTCGTCGTCAACGCCGCCAACACCGCCGTCGACTCCAATGTCGAAAAACTCGACGGGAAAACGAAATCCGCACCCGAAACCCGAAAGACAGGGTTCCAAGTTCAAGATCTATCTGGTATAG
- the LOC124414761 gene encoding uncharacterized protein LOC124414761 translates to MPPKLHKRASTSQNTPTAKRKSNQKKAPPNVSWPSRLSELDGSRLNEVTRQLLTGCLETTRPPPVNLPILIKNSNSFPLKFPINTVRNSELQKRIPKATLERHANSVYPLIHEDMLPLIADWLKHKREKGSAVEKKLYENVGLIELVQRLLERRAVCFMSRKDKFKTLEVELGFGGWEQIGTDKELLPLVLEKYLSYDEVKLSAMLTMSSHTEFINDGSRNNKGILANDPGEVEPRGVIVGVVGSRFQRPGFMEYQDIAVAPDQNTVENGYGATPPSQSKDSADLQDLRRVWAQFYGESHLPLYEEVAERLQRTRTDPKYVSVGRKYIFDAENYLKRTIITAEIILLEANARASELETTAYIHVVGFGLGVWKALPEQEVYFMKAFEIAMKRLMKKIPLVSDVMFAYLKNETDCGGVENGGDFGHIKIHFGKREPHTVINEEKLIVVTYAWDGNALPGNEFWMGKLATSGDPAAACSTQIAELHNVSINPVASAANLHIASMEFGIQHVADYAKLRLANASE, encoded by the exons ATGCCTCCGAAGTTGCACAAGCGGGCTTCTACATCGCAAAATACACCGACGGCAAAG CGCAAAAGTAATCAGAAGAAAGCACCTCCGAATGTCTCATGGCCTAGTCGGCTTAGCGAGCTCGATGGAAGCCGTCTGAACGAGGTGACTAGACAACTGCTTACGGGGTGTTTGGAAACCACGAGACCTCCGCCGGTCAACTTACCGATACTCATTAAAAACAGCAACTCTTTTCCGCTAAAGTTCCCCATCAACACTGTGCGCAATTCAGAACTTCAGAAGCGAATCCCGAAAGCGACTCTTGAG CGTCACGCCAACTCGGTCTATCCCTTAATTCATGAAGACATGCTGCCACTTATTGCCGACTGGTTGAAACATAAGCGGGAAAAAGGAAGCgcagtcgaaaaaaaactctacGAAAATGTGGGACTGATTGAGCTGGTACAACGACTCCTCGAGCGCAGAGCAGTCTGCTTCATGAGTCGGAAGGACAAGTTCAAGACCCTCGAGGTGGAGCTGGGATTCGGCGGGTGGGAGCAAATCGGTACAGACAAGGAATTACTCCCTTTG GTATTAGAAAAATACCTCTCCTATGATGAGGTCAAGTTGTCAGCAATGCTAACGATGTCATCGCATACGGAGTTCATCAATGATGGATCGCGAAATAACAAGGGAATCTTGGCAAATGATCCCGGTGAAGTTGAGCCAAGGGGCGTTATTGTAGGCGTAGTGGGTTCAAG GTTCCAAAGACCCGGTTTCATGGAGTACCAAGATATTGCAGTTGCGCCAGATCAAAACACTGTTGAAAACGG ATACGGCGCCACTCCTCCGTCACAAAGCAAGGACTCCGCTGATCTTCAGGATCTACGCCGAGTCTGGGCTCAATTTTACGGAGAGTCCCATTTGCCTCTTTATGAAGAGGTTGCTGAGCGGCTTCAAAGGACACGAACGGACCCGAAGTATGTCTCTGTCGGACGGAAGTACATTTTCGACGCGGAAAATTACCTCAAACGGACAATTATCACCGCCGAAATTATTCTGCTAGAGGCAAACGCACGTGCCAGTGAACTTGAAACTACTGCCTACATTCACGTCGTTGGATTCGGTCTAG GCGTCTGGAAGGCCTTACCCGAGCAAGAAGTTTACTTTATGAAGGCTTTCGAAATTGCAATGAAGAGATTGATGAAAAAGATTCCTCTTGTCAGCGACGTGATGTTTGCCTACTTGAAGAACGAAACTGACTGCGGTGGAGTGGAAAACGGCGGCGACTTTGGTC ACATAAAGATCCACTTTGGGAAGCGAGAACCACACACAGTTATCAACGAGGAGAAACTAATCGTTGTAACCTACGCCTGGGATGGAAACGCTTTGCCAG GGAACGAATTCTGGATGGGAAAGTTAGCCACAAGTGGAGATCCCGCCGCCGCGTGTAGCACCCAAATCGCAGAACTCCACAACGTCAGTATTAATCCGGTCGCTTCTGCGGCTAATCTTCATATTGCTTCGATGGAATTTGGAATCCAACATGTCGCTGATTACGCTAAACTGAGACTGGCTAATGCCAGTGAGTAA
- the LOC124414690 gene encoding uncharacterized protein LOC124414690: MASVPLKADFLEEGVRPRDWEPRRRSFKIPFRLFRLCVLGTFLPALLVTGPIYLRYHVYSDQLYPLAASDQRLIDGKVSTTWCQTQLVKVNGTFNAYLLDQQPEIKEETVPVAMTRHLVLEDDMKEYWGFYLLRGSSVTVSTCVRWPGASLTIIRGHKHLHECAFIGDDSSEELEELFEIAQEQGLLNLTLPDGPSNEPEKMKRARAGVKFHDESRIPGVNHTLPASSGVQQLSSHELDSKQMRNILTQLFAKTLSTKNKQKETPHHHYEGTYREVSNIDRPPTGIPEDYMNLFNSDDELLATQSYAEQTQTMPVPRIPTTERETDEEIPNTTTDTRLDSGEVFKDVLAKLRSLGPRGKTVLKDLMAEIGPERDATSEGLRRMVNDAIEDDGNVLSAEERRRRRRRREIILSSPLNAELNEDDAEGDAAIEEGMLNPDGIAEDRGTVNETTMNDRSNSEFWSSFSSSEERLLECNGLILNLPLTPHRHCTPKFEGDHVAASLSNTVTYRVPTNGYYFFVFNSENEIQPNFIRIRFELQKTSYDTSNPMQSCKNSTGACSLPLSFFSSQKAVLELPLTGNDSQWNEEYVVVSTCEPRTAIYVICIVLVPILVLVFAFH, encoded by the exons ATGGCAAGTGTTCCACTCAAAGCAGACTTCCTTG AGGAAGGTGTGCGACCCAGGGATTGGGAGCCCCGGCGACGATCCTTCAAGATCCCCTTCAGGTTGTTTCGTCTCTGTGTCCTGGGGACGTTTTTGCCCGCGTTACTGGTCACTGGTCCGATTTACTTGCGCTATCACGTATATTCGGATCAGCTTTATCCCTTGGCTGCGTCTGACCAACGGTTAATCGATGGAAAAGTGTCGACAACTTGGTGCCAG acGCAGTTGGTGAAAGTAAATGGAACATTCAATGCTTACCTGCTGGACCAGCAGCCAGAGATCAAGGAGGAAACGGTACCCGTGGCGATGACGAGGCACCTGGTCCTCGAGGACGACATGAAGGAGTACTGGGGCTTTTATCTGCTCCGAGGCAGTAGCGTCACAGTCTCAACCTGTGTAAG ATGGCCAGGTGCTTCGTTGACGATTATTCGGGGTCACAAGCACCTTCACGAGTGCGCGTTCATTGGTGATGACAGTAGTGAGGAACTCGAAGAACTCTTTGAGATCGCCCAAGAACAGGGACTCCTAAATCTGACCCTGCCT GATGGGCCCAGCAATGAACCTGAAAAGATGAAGAGGGCGCGAGCCGGGGTCAAGTTTCACGATGAAAGTAGAATCCCGGGCGttaatcataccttacctgcaTCCAGTGGCGTGCAGCAATTGTCGAGCCACGAGCTGGACTCCAAGCAAATGCGGAATATCCTCACCCAACTCTTCGCGAAGACTCTATCAACGAAGAATAAGCAGAAGGAGACGCCACATCACCACTACGAAGGAACGTACAGAGAGGTCTCGAACATCGACCGACCACCGACTGGGATTCCCGAGGACTATATGAATCTGTTCAATAGCGATGATGAACTCCTGGCGACTCAGAGCTACGCGGAGCAGACGCAGACGATGCCGGTTCCGCGGATACCCACGACGGAAAGAGAGACCGACGAGGAGATCCCGAACACGACGACTGACACACGACTCGACTCGGGCGAAGTATTCAAGGACGTGCTTGCAAAGCTTAGATCTCTCGGACCCAGGGGCAAAACCGTGCTCAAGGATCTAATGGCGGAGATCGGACCGGAGAGAGACGCGACGTCTGAGGGGCTCCGGAGGATGGTTAACGACGCTATTGAGGACGATGGGAATGTCTTGAGTGCAGAGGAGCgtagaagaaggagaagaagaagggaaaTCATACTTTCCTCCCCGCTCAATGCTGAACTTAACGAGGACGACGCGGAAGGAGATGCCGCCATCGAGGAG GGGATGTTGAACCCGGACGGCATAGCCGAGGATCGTGGCACCGTGAACGAAACAACTATGAACGATAGAAGCAACAGCGAGTTCTGGAGTTCGTTCAGCAGCTCCGAGGAGCGTCTTCTGGAGTGCAATGGGCTGATTTTGAATCTTCCACTAACGCCTCACCGTCACTGTACCCCGAAGTTCGAGGGTGACCACGTCGCCGCTTCTTTGTCCAACACCGTGACTTACAG GGTACCGACGAACGGTTACTACTTCTTTGTCTTCAATTCCGAGAATGAGATCCAGCCGAACTTTATAAGGATACGATTCGAGCTGCAGAAAACTTCGTACGACACGTCGAATCCGATGCAGTCCTGCAAGAACAGCACCGGCGCCTGTTCGCTGCCCTTGAGTTTCTTCAGCAGCCAGAAGGCGGTCCTGGAATTACCATTGACCGGAAATGACTCCCAGTGGAACGAGGAGTACGTAGTGGTGTCGACTTGCGAGCCGAGGACGGCTATCTACGTGATTTGCATAGTGTTAGTGCCTATCCTAGTTCTCGTATTCGCCTTTCATTGA
- the LOC124414785 gene encoding spliceosome-associated protein CWC27 homolog, whose product MSNIYIQEPPTTGKVILKTTVGEIDLELWTKEAPKACRNFIQLCLEGYYDGTIFHRVEKGFIIQGGDPTGTGEGGESIYNGPFKDEFHSRLRFCRRGLLAMANSGKDDNGSQFFFTLAATPELQNKHTIFGKVTGETIYNMLKLEDALVDENDRPLYPQKIVKTEVLNNPFTDIEPRVEPKQVGAERLKKKEKKSGVKNFKLLSFGEEAEEDEEESVVLSKQFSSKGKSAHDNLADPKLSSEPAIDNGEPPSKKTKGDEDSDSDSATEEKSPEEIANLSKEKQAMRERIKNKLKDTKSISENKKSKDPKVAEVHDIDNDGEPEEEAYYLGKDRFEERKKKAEEIRKEIRDLKRDVRSDKKAKEEEAKIQVEKEQEKEKKSSVLREYIETQEKYKEAKSKLPKKGASRENFTLQLLQKFRSKLQSAKEQVEESSEDTEQKKKSDNEDDDGFDNEKWMAHTLRFEEKTPVLAKDASTKADDWFEIYDPRNPLNKRRRGEKTPKLKDGEHSRHKQ is encoded by the exons ATGAGtaacatatacatacaagAGCCGCCTACGACAGGGAAG gtgATACTGAAGACGACTGTTGGCGAAATAGACTTAGAATTATGGACCAAGGAAGCACCAAAAGCTTGTAGAAACTTCATACAGCTTTGTTTGGAAGGTTATTACGATGGTACCATTTTTCACAGAGTTGAAAAAGGTTTTATTATACAAGGTGGTGATCCCACTGGAACTGGGGAGGGTGGCGAGAGTATATACAATGGTCCTTTCAAG GATGAATTTCATAGCAGATTACGTTTTTGCCGGAGAGGCTTGCTTGCTATGGCCAATTCAGGAAAAGACGATAACggttctcagttttttttcacactggCAGCAACACCTGAATTGCAGAATAAACACACGATATTTGGTAAAGTTACAGGAGAGACAATTTACAACATGCTCAAACTTGAGGACGCGTTGGTCGATGAG aacGATCGTCCCTTGTATccacaaaaaattgttaaaacagAGGTTTTGAATAATCCGTTTACCGACATCGAGCCTCGAGTTGAACCCAAACAAGTTGGGGCGGAAAggctgaaaaagaaagagaaaaaatctgGCGTGAA AAACTTCAAACTTCTATCTTTTGGAGAGGAAGCAGAGGAAGATGAAGAGGAGTCTGTTGTCTTGAGCAAACAATTTAGTAGCAAAGGAAAATCAGCTCATGATAATTTGGCCGATCCTAAGCTAAGTTCAGAGCCTGCTATAGACAATGGCGAACCACCGAGTAAAAAGACAAAAGGAGATGAGGATAGCGACTCGGACAGTGCAACTGAAGAAAAATCACCCGAGGAGATTGCCAATCTGAGTAAAGAAAAGCA AGCTATGAGagaaaggataaaaaataagttaaaaGACACTAAAAGTATATCAGAGAATAAGAAATCAAAAGATCCGAAGGTCGCTGAAGTCCACGACATCGACAATGATGGTGAGCCCGAAGAAGAAGCTTATTACCTGGGTAAAGATCGTTTTgaagaacgaaagaaaaaagc CGAGGAGATACGAAAAGAAATCCGAGACTTGAAACGCGACGTCAGAAGTgataaaaaagcaaaagaagaGGAAGCCAAGATACAGGTGGAGAAAGAAcaagagaaggaaaagaaatctAGCGTTTTAAGGGAATACATAGAAACCCAGGAGAAGTATAAGGAGGCTAAATCGAAATTGCCGAAGAAAG GCGCATCCcgagaaaatttcactctgCAGCTTTTGCAAAAGTTTCGAAGCAAGCTGCAAAGCGCTAAGGAACAGGTTGAGGAGTCGAGTGAAGACAcggaacaaaagaaaaaatccgaTAACGAAGACGATGACGGATTCGACAACGAAAAATGGATGGCGCACACTTTACGGTTCGAGGAAAAAACGCCAGTTTTGGCTAAAGATGCCAGTACAAAGGCCGACGATTGGTTCGAGATTTATGATCCGAGAAATCCATTGAACAAAAGAAGACGCGGTGAGAAAACACCAAAATTGAAAGACGGTGAACACTCTCGGCACAAACAATAA